The Elaeis guineensis isolate ETL-2024a chromosome 14, EG11, whole genome shotgun sequence genome has a segment encoding these proteins:
- the LOC105057505 gene encoding psbP domain-containing protein 7, chloroplastic: MALRAGVFSSIPTHQIRCSAGGKSSPAEDFAPLAAVFRRRLLAGVGTASLVAVGANFGGVTSFLLGLFPDFGRGLKLDLLYPVQGFTRCLAPNYGFEFIYPASWVGDQTLLNRVVDKAESQRTLDPPPLSNGRSPRGVSEPVVAFGPPGSKGELNVSVIVSPVPRDFSIEDFGGPKEVGETVLRRISGTRRGASITATLIDATKREDPSKKVNYYKLEFRVEGPSFRRHNVAVCTACSGKLFTLNAQAPESTWPKVREEFYKIADSFSLTET, translated from the exons atggCTCTCCGGGcaggagtcttctcctctattcCCACCCATCAAATTCGCTGCTCCGCTGGGGGGAAATCATCACCGGCGGAGGACTTCGCTCCTTTGGCCGCGGTGTTCCGAAGGCGGCTCCTGGCCGGGGTGGGGACGGCGTCGCTGGTGGCGGTGGGGGCCAACTTCGGAGGGGTCACCAGCTTCCTCCTCGGCCTCTTCCCGGACTTCGGCCGGGGCCTCAAGCTCGACCTCCTCTACCCTGTCCAGGGCTTCACTCGCTGCCTCGCCCCCAACTATGGCTTCG AATTTATATATCCAGCAAGCTGGGTTGGGGACCAAACACTGCTCAATAGAGTTGTGGACAAAGCTGAGTCTCAGAGAACCTTAGATCCCCCACCATTAAGCAATGGGAGGTCACCTCGCGGTGTCAGTGAGCCTGTGgtagcctttgggcctccaggaTCCAAAGGCGAGCTTAATGTCAGCGTCATTGTCTCTCCTGTTCCTCGTGATTTCTC AATTGAAGATTTTGGTGGCCCAAAGGAAGTTGGAGAGACAGTTCTAAGGAGGATTTCTGGAACCAGAAGAGGGGCCAGTATAACGGCGACTCTAATAGATGCAACTAAGAGGGAAGATCCATCAAAGAAGGTGAATTACTACAAGCTGGAGTTTAGAGTGGAGGGCCCTTCCTTTCGCCGACATAATGTTGCTGTATGTACTGCATGCAGTGGCAAGCTATTCACTTTAAATGCTCAGGCACCGGAGTCGACCTGGCCAAAGGTCAGGGAAGAGTTTTACAAGATTGCAGATTCTTTCAGTCTCACTGAAACATAA